One stretch of Prunus persica cultivar Lovell chromosome G1, Prunus_persica_NCBIv2, whole genome shotgun sequence DNA includes these proteins:
- the LOC18788645 gene encoding cytosolic sulfotransferase 12, with protein sequence MATPQPPPALPQYLQEHEFSQENRDFISSLPTEKGWVSNHLHQYQGFWHATRHMQGVLACQKHFQALDTDILLVSTPKSGTTWLKAILFALVKRAQHPDPQQHLLITNIPHVLVPFLELNVYMEKEVPDLTALTPPRLFSTHLPYVSLPDSVKHSACKVVYLCRDPKDTFVSLWHFANKLRAKSRGTISLEEAFDKFCKGVSLDGPLWDHVLGYWKESLERPEKVMFFKFEEMKEEPTLHLRRLAEFLGCPFSPEER encoded by the coding sequence ATGGCAACACCTCAACCTCCTCCTGCTCTTCCCCAATACTTGCAAGAACATGAATTCAGCCAAGAAAACAGAGACTTTATATCCTCTCTGCCTACAGAAAAAGGTTGGGTTTCAAACCACCTTCATCAGTACCAAGGTTTTTGGCATGCAACTAGACACATGCAGGGAGTTTTAGCATGCCAGAAACACTTCCAGGCCCTAGACACTGACATCCTTCTTGTTAGCACTCCCAAATCAGGCACTACTTGGCTCAAGGCTATTCTGTTTGCCTTGGTGAAAAGGGCGCAACATCCAGACCCTCAACAACACCTTCTGATCACAAACATCCCTCATGTTCTGGTGCCCTTCTTGGAGCTGAACGTATACATGGAGAAAGAGGTTCCTGACCTCACCGCTTTGACCCCTCCGAGGCTCTTTTCGACTCATTTGCCATATGTGTCTCTGCCTGATTCTGTCAAACACTCTGCATGCAAGGTTGTTTACTTGTGCAGAGATCCTAAGGACAcatttgtttctctttggCACTTCGCCAACAAATTGAGAGCCAAAAGTAGGGGCACCATTTCACTTGAAGAAGCGTTTGATAAGTTCTGCAAAGGAGTGAGCTTGGATGGGCCCCTTTGGGATCATGTGTTGGGGTATTGGAAGGAGAGTTTGGAAAGGCCTGAAAAGGTAATGTTCTTCAAGTTTGAGGAAATGAAAGAAGAGCCCACTCTTCACTTGAGGAGGCTAGCTGAGTTCTTGGGGTGCCCGTTTTCCCCAGAGGAACGTTGA
- the LOC18791449 gene encoding translin-associated protein X has product MLKLQRLSLRMMALKPQRLHNIAETTSQSVAKRVRTMTTESSMKDSFAKYTDYLNDLNEKRERVVKASRDITINSKKVIFQVHRISKHNKEEVLQKAEKDLATVTDQYISRLVRELQGTDFWKLRRAYSPGVQEYVEAATFCKFCRTGTLLNLDEMNATLLPLSDPSLEPLQINVLDYLLGLADLTGELMRLAIGRISDGELDFAKKICEFVREIYRELTLVVPFMDDSHDMKTKMDTMLQSVMKIENACFGVHVRGSEYMPLLGSDDPTSFLLGVPDVEI; this is encoded by the exons ATGTTGAAGTTGCAGCGCTTATCTCTGCGGATGATGGCTCTCAAACCCCAGCGCCTCCACAACA TTGCAGAGACGACGTCGCAGAGCGTAGCAAAAAGGGTGAGGACGATGACCACTGAATCCTCCATGAAAGATTCCTTCGCCAAATACACCGATTACCTCAATGACCTG AATGAAAAACGGGAAAGAGTCGTAAAAGCAAGTCGTGATATCACCATTAACAGCAAAAAGGTCATCTTTCAGGTGCACAG AATCAGTAAACACAACAAAGAGGAAGTTCTGCAGAAAGCAGAAAAGGATTTAGCGACTGTGACTGATCAGTACATCTCCCGACTGGTTAGGGAGCTGCAAGGGACtgatttttggaagttaaGACGAGCATACTCACCTGGG GTACAAGAATATGTTGAAGCTGCAACGTTCTGTAAATTCTGCAGGACTGGGACTCTTTTAAACCTTGATGAGATGAATGCTACTTTGTTACCACTCAGTGATCCTTCTCTTGAGCCTTTGCAGATCAATGTCCTTGACTATCTCCTCGGG CTTGCAGATTTGACTGGAGAGCTGATGCGGTTGGCAATTGGTCGAATTTCAGATGGTGAACTTGATTTCGCTAAGAAGATATGCGAGTTTGTGCGTGAAATTTACAGGGAACTAACCCTTGTTGTCCCATTTATGGATGATAGTCATGACATGAAGACGAAAATGGATACAATGCTTCAAAGTGTAATGAAGATAGAGAATG CTTGCTTCGGTGTTCATGTGAGAGGATCAGAGTATATGCCCCTACTTGGCTCCGACGATCCAACTTCATTCTTATTGGGAGTGCCTGATGTTGAAATATGA
- the LOC18793887 gene encoding D-aminoacyl-tRNA deacylase: MAMLLKTTSSGLLPTIAISKTLNKCFFTKAASPATLRLARRFHCSLPRKTTKKMVTLIVATTTDPASINPANALLAMPGWDPIPSCLQDMKGFGNGAGGVRVLLHNKGIVEEDDLDRRWEEATGERVDELIFLSKHTAVSNRPALTVHPIGVPHLRPGDAAPQGGRPGWAAPPSPRIGPWLRHLKKLAQAHNLVPEFEITLEGTHHGPITNTPTMFLEIGSTDEYWKRQDAAQVIALLVWEGLGLGGGAAVGNWNGEKDKNRVLLGIGGGHYAPRHMDIVLKDGVWVGHLLSGYSLPMEDPSQSKAETNTKEIGGTWREAIKAGFEATQSAFPGGEILAHLDHKSFKSWQKNAITGFLGEQNIKIGKPNDFY, translated from the exons ATGGCAATGCTCCTAAAAACGACGTCGTCGGGACTGCTCCCTACTATTGCCATTAGCAAAACATTAAACAAATGCTTCTTTACCAAAGCCGCAAGTCCCGCAACTCTGCGTTTGGCGCGTAGATTTCACTGCTCCCTACCCAGAAAAACGACAAAGAAGATGGTGACGCTGATCGTGGCGACGACGACCGACCCGGCCTCCATCAACCCGGCCAATGCCCTCCTAGCCATGCCCGGCTGGGACCCGATCCCTTCTTGCTTACAG GATATGAAGGGGTTTGGCAATGGAGCAGGAGGAGTTAGGGTTTTGCTGCACAACAAGGGGATAGTGGAAGAAGACGACTTGGACAGGCGGTGGGAGGAGGCCACAGGTGAGCGAGTCGATGAGCTGATATTTCTGAGCAAGCACACCGCCGTCTCCAACCGACCTGCCCTGACCGTACACCCGATCGGGGTCCCTCATCTGCGTCCTGGTGACGCTGCGCCGCAAGGTGGGAGGCCTGGTTGGGCCGCGCCCCCAAGTCCGCGCATTGGGCCCTGGCTCAGGCACTTGAAGAAGCTTGCTCAAGCCCACAATTTGGTTCCTGAGTTTgag ATAACTTTGGAGGGCACACATCATGGACCGATCACAAATACACCTACTATGTTCTTGGAGATTG GCAGTACAGATGAGTACTGGAAGAGGCAGGATGCAGCTCAAGTTATTGCTCTA TTAGTTTGGGAAGGACTTGGGCTTGGAGGGGGAGCTGCTGTGGGAAACTGGAATGG GGAGAAGGATAAGAATAGAGTTCTTCTTGGCATAGGTGGTGGACATTATGCACCTCGGCATATGGATATAGTTCT GAAAGATGGTGTGTGGGTGGGCCATCTACTGTCGGGTTATTCCTTGCCAATGGAAGATCCAAGCCAGTCCAAAGcagaaacaaatacaaaagaaattgGTGGAACTTGGAGAGAAGCAATCAAAGCAGGATTTGAGGCTACGCAATCAGCTTTCCCTGGTGGGGAAATTCTAGCTCATCTCGATCACAA GAGTTTCAAAAGCTGGCAAAAGAACGCTATAACGGGTTTCCTAGGCGAGCAGAACATCAAAATTGGCAAACCCAATGATTTCTACTGA
- the LOC18789300 gene encoding uncharacterized protein LOC18789300 isoform X1, with the protein MKLEREPVFSHLALSHKPDSNPFGQNDITLDSAALQSAKWIMKESQNRVSCGSKDNEEDAGQVPYVKNDEDEVKDFVPPYTLSSEKLEALEKESDYYMDKSVMECELPELIVCYKESSCNTIKDICIDEGVPSQDKNRFETGVDEKECCTFLSPDEDQNKQLLEEQMDIVVTLPDGFKSSAHDDLEKGFVIPCDSKGLTQIGDAIYYTQEKTEIEVSKEIFFPANVLPMQELGAGNAHSSKSSNEESTEAVQDTVQFPVVLMQSSGEKVSEIAQTGSTAVVSVTEESSHSEKKALVSAAEESNFHVDELSNNSKVENGSTTSGLSDTSVHVSTTRDACPDNDVHKHFETQTMPAGDDGDDNDDNMPDAEIVPSQVQPCSAPVVTGREECPENGVCQPLDTSSTSKVDDEIPHSVIVSSQVQHYSAPVTISREERPENGVWQCPETSNAFMVGDVNSDTQYASFHVQRGFGESSFSAAGHFSSLMNTSGPYSGNVSLRSESSTTSTRSFAFPVLQSEWNSSPVRMAKADRRHLRKHRGWGHSLLCCRF; encoded by the exons ATGAAACTTG AGAGAGAACCAGTGTTCAGCCACTTAGCTTTAAGCCACAAGCCTGATTCTAATCCTTTTGGTCAAAATGACATTACTCTGGACTCTGCTGCATTACAGTCAGCAAAGTGGATCATGAAGGAAAGTCAGAACAGGGTTTCATGTGGTTCGAAGGACAATGAAGAAGATGCTGGTCAAGTGCCATATGTGaaaaatgatgaagatgaggTCAAAGATTTTGTGCCGCCATATACTCTTTCTTCTGAAAAATTAGAAGCATTAGAGAAGGAATCAGATTATTATATGGACAAAAGTGTTATGGAATGTGAACTGCCAGAACTGATAGTTTGCTACAAAGAGAGTAGTTGCAATACAATCAAGGACATCTGCATTGATGAGGGAGTGCCTTCCCAAGATAAGAACCGGTTTGAGACTGGTGTGGATGAGAAGGAATGCTGCACCTTTTTATCTCCTGATGAGGATCAGAATAAGCAACTTCTTGAAGAACAAATGGATATCGTTGTGACCCTTCCGGACGGTTTTAAATCTTCTGCACACGATGATTTAGAGAAGGGTTTTGTCATTCCTTGCGATTCCAAGGGTCTGACGCAGATAGGCGATGCTATATATTATACACAGGAGAAGACTGAAATTGAAGTTTCCAAAGAGATTTTTTTCCCTGCAAATGTGTTGCCAATGCAAGAGTTGGGTGCAGGGAACGCCCACTCCTCCAAGTCTTCTAATGAGGAAAGCACTGAAGCTGTACAAGACACTGTTCAG TTTCCTGTGGTTTTAATGCAGAGTTCAGGTGAAAAAGTAAGTGAAATAGCACAAACTGGGAGCACTGCTGTGGTTTCAGTAACTGAAGAGTCTAGTCACAGTGAGAAGAAAGCATTGGTTTCAGCAGCTGAAGAATCAAACTTCCATGTCGATGAGTTATCTAACAATAGCAAGGTGGAGAACGGAAGCACTACTTCTGGCTTGTCGGACACTTCAGTACATGTATCCACTACCAGAGATGCATGCCCTGACAATGATGTCCACAAACATTTTGAAACTCAAACGATGCCTGCAGGTGATGATGGCGATGACAACGACGACAACATGCCTGATGCAGAGATTGTTCCAAGTCAAGTTCAACCTTGTTCAGCACCTGTGGTTACTGGCAGAGAGGAGTGTCCTGAGAATGGAGTCTGTCAACCTCTTGATACTTCAAGTACGTCCAAGGTTGATGATGAAATTCCTCATTCAGTGATTGTTTCAAGCCAAGTTCAGCATTATTCAGCACCTGTGACTATTTCCAGAGAGGAACGTCCTGAAAATGGTGTCTGGCAATGCCCTGAAACATCAAACGCATTCATGGTTGGAGATGTGAATTCTGATACACAATATGCTTCATTCCATGTTCAACGTGGTTTCGGAGAATCAAGTTTCTCTGCAGCCGGTCATTTTTCGAGTCTTATGAATACATCAGGTCCTTATTCCGGCAATGTCTCCCTTCGATCAGAGAGCAGCACCACCAGCACCCGCTCATTTGCCTTCCCTGT ATTACAATCTGAATGGAATAGCAGTCCAGTTAGAATGGCAAAAGCTGACCGGAGGCATTTGCGTAAACATAGGGGTTGGGGGCATAGTCTTCTTTGCTGTAGATTCTGA
- the LOC18789300 gene encoding uncharacterized protein LOC18789300 isoform X2: MKLEREPVFSHLALSHKPDSNPFGQNDITLDSAALQSAKWIMKESQNRVSCGSKDNEEDAGQVPYVKNDEDEVKDFVPPYTLSSEKLEALEKESDYYMDKSVMECELPELIVCYKESSCNTIKDICIDEGVPSQDKNRFETGVDEKECCTFLSPDEDQNKQLLEEQMDIVVTLPDGFKSSAHDDLEKGFVIPCDSKGLTQIGDAIYYTQEKTEIEVSKEIFFPANVLPMQELGAGNAHSSKSSNEESTEAVQDTVQSSGEKVSEIAQTGSTAVVSVTEESSHSEKKALVSAAEESNFHVDELSNNSKVENGSTTSGLSDTSVHVSTTRDACPDNDVHKHFETQTMPAGDDGDDNDDNMPDAEIVPSQVQPCSAPVVTGREECPENGVCQPLDTSSTSKVDDEIPHSVIVSSQVQHYSAPVTISREERPENGVWQCPETSNAFMVGDVNSDTQYASFHVQRGFGESSFSAAGHFSSLMNTSGPYSGNVSLRSESSTTSTRSFAFPVLQSEWNSSPVRMAKADRRHLRKHRGWGHSLLCCRF; encoded by the exons ATGAAACTTG AGAGAGAACCAGTGTTCAGCCACTTAGCTTTAAGCCACAAGCCTGATTCTAATCCTTTTGGTCAAAATGACATTACTCTGGACTCTGCTGCATTACAGTCAGCAAAGTGGATCATGAAGGAAAGTCAGAACAGGGTTTCATGTGGTTCGAAGGACAATGAAGAAGATGCTGGTCAAGTGCCATATGTGaaaaatgatgaagatgaggTCAAAGATTTTGTGCCGCCATATACTCTTTCTTCTGAAAAATTAGAAGCATTAGAGAAGGAATCAGATTATTATATGGACAAAAGTGTTATGGAATGTGAACTGCCAGAACTGATAGTTTGCTACAAAGAGAGTAGTTGCAATACAATCAAGGACATCTGCATTGATGAGGGAGTGCCTTCCCAAGATAAGAACCGGTTTGAGACTGGTGTGGATGAGAAGGAATGCTGCACCTTTTTATCTCCTGATGAGGATCAGAATAAGCAACTTCTTGAAGAACAAATGGATATCGTTGTGACCCTTCCGGACGGTTTTAAATCTTCTGCACACGATGATTTAGAGAAGGGTTTTGTCATTCCTTGCGATTCCAAGGGTCTGACGCAGATAGGCGATGCTATATATTATACACAGGAGAAGACTGAAATTGAAGTTTCCAAAGAGATTTTTTTCCCTGCAAATGTGTTGCCAATGCAAGAGTTGGGTGCAGGGAACGCCCACTCCTCCAAGTCTTCTAATGAGGAAAGCACTGAAGCTGTACAAGACACTGTTCAG AGTTCAGGTGAAAAAGTAAGTGAAATAGCACAAACTGGGAGCACTGCTGTGGTTTCAGTAACTGAAGAGTCTAGTCACAGTGAGAAGAAAGCATTGGTTTCAGCAGCTGAAGAATCAAACTTCCATGTCGATGAGTTATCTAACAATAGCAAGGTGGAGAACGGAAGCACTACTTCTGGCTTGTCGGACACTTCAGTACATGTATCCACTACCAGAGATGCATGCCCTGACAATGATGTCCACAAACATTTTGAAACTCAAACGATGCCTGCAGGTGATGATGGCGATGACAACGACGACAACATGCCTGATGCAGAGATTGTTCCAAGTCAAGTTCAACCTTGTTCAGCACCTGTGGTTACTGGCAGAGAGGAGTGTCCTGAGAATGGAGTCTGTCAACCTCTTGATACTTCAAGTACGTCCAAGGTTGATGATGAAATTCCTCATTCAGTGATTGTTTCAAGCCAAGTTCAGCATTATTCAGCACCTGTGACTATTTCCAGAGAGGAACGTCCTGAAAATGGTGTCTGGCAATGCCCTGAAACATCAAACGCATTCATGGTTGGAGATGTGAATTCTGATACACAATATGCTTCATTCCATGTTCAACGTGGTTTCGGAGAATCAAGTTTCTCTGCAGCCGGTCATTTTTCGAGTCTTATGAATACATCAGGTCCTTATTCCGGCAATGTCTCCCTTCGATCAGAGAGCAGCACCACCAGCACCCGCTCATTTGCCTTCCCTGT ATTACAATCTGAATGGAATAGCAGTCCAGTTAGAATGGCAAAAGCTGACCGGAGGCATTTGCGTAAACATAGGGGTTGGGGGCATAGTCTTCTTTGCTGTAGATTCTGA
- the LOC18788633 gene encoding uncharacterized protein LOC18788633, which translates to MELVFFIMPCILVLSFSALLTPCTSLHIQLQPSNKQAAANDELQSSLPTLPRKLRFTEKVTIAGQEGKDSAPPNKQKENVSAAGGNDIKPKFQKEKESVQRSSGTWQEWMEGEDTSEFFTMDYSKVRRRRPIHNKSRPEVSP; encoded by the exons ATGGAGCTGGTATTCTTCATTATGCCCTGCATTTTAGTCCTGTCTTTCTCTGCTTTGCTAACACCCTGCACTTCTTTGCATATTCAACTGCAGCCATCGAATAAACAAGCTGCAG CGAACGACGAACTCCAATCCTCTCTCCCTACATTGCCAAGGAAGCTTAGATTCACTGAAAAAGTAACT ATTGCCGGACAAGAAGGTAAAGATTCTGCACCTCCCAACAAGCAGAAGGAAAATGTTTCAGCCGCAg GTGGTAATGATATTAAACCAAAAttccagaaagaaaaagaaagtgtgCAAAGAAGCAGCGGAACATGGCAGGAATGGATGGAAGGGGAAGACACATCAGAGTTCTTCACAATGGATTATTCCAAAGTAAGAAGACGACGCCCCATACACAACAAGTCCCGCCCAGAAGTTTCTCCATaa